The genomic region GCGGGGGCAGGTCGAGCGGGAGCCGGTCGGGCCAGGCGAGCGCGTAGCTGATCGGGCCGCGCATGTCCGAGACGCCGAGCTGCGCCACCACCGAGCCGTCGATGTACTCGACCATCGAGTGCACGATCGACTGCGGATGGACGAGGATGTCGATGCGCCGCGGGTCCACGTCGAAGAGCCAGCGGGCCTCGATCACCTCGAGCCCCTTGTTCATGAGCGTGGCGGAGTCCACGGTGATCTTGGCGCCCATCGACCAGTTGGGGTGCTTGAGCGCGCGGGCCGGGGTGACCTCCGGCAGCTCGGCCTGCGGCACCGCGCGGAGCGGCCCGCCGGAGGCGGTGAGGATGAGCCGACGCACCTCCGGCCGGTTGTGGCCGGCGAGCGACTGGAAGATGGCGCTGTGCTCGGAGTCCACCGGCAGGATGGGCACGCCGTGGCGGGCCGCCTCGCCCATGAGCAGCTCGCCCGCGAGGACCATCGACTCCTTGTTCGCGAGCCCGACCGGCTTCCTCGCCCGCACCGCCGCGGCGGTGGAGTGGAGCCCGGCGCCGCCGGAGATGGCCGCGAGCACGAAGTCGGCCTCGGGGAGCGAGGCCACCGCCTCCGAGCCGGCGTCGCCCACCAGGATCTCGACCGCGCCGCCGACGAGGGCCGCCAGCCCCCGGGCCGCCTCGTCGCTCGCCACCGACACGACCCGCGGACGGAACCGGCGCACCTGCTCGGCGAGGACGGCGACGTTCCGCCCGGCCGCGAGCCCCACCACCTCGAACTGCTCCGGGAAGCGGGAGACGACGTCCAGCGCCTGGACGCCGATCGAGCCGGTAGAGCCGCAGATGGAGACGCGCTTCATGGCGCGGGAGCCTACCGCAACCAGGCGGCGAAGGCGTAGATCCAGGGCGCCACGAACAGGAGGGCGTCGATGCGATCGAGGAGCCCGCCGTGGCCCGGGATGAGCTTCCCCGAGTCCTTGATGCCGGCCGCCCGCTTGAGGAGCGACTCGGCGAGATCCCCCGCCGGCCCCAGCAGGGCGCCGCCGAGCCCGAGCACGACG from Anaeromyxobacter paludicola harbors:
- a CDS encoding 1-deoxy-D-xylulose-5-phosphate reductoisomerase, which encodes MKRVSICGSTGSIGVQALDVVSRFPEQFEVVGLAAGRNVAVLAEQVRRFRPRVVSVASDEAARGLAALVGGAVEILVGDAGSEAVASLPEADFVLAAISGGAGLHSTAAAVRARKPVGLANKESMVLAGELLMGEAARHGVPILPVDSEHSAIFQSLAGHNRPEVRRLILTASGGPLRAVPQAELPEVTPARALKHPNWSMGAKITVDSATLMNKGLEVIEARWLFDVDPRRIDILVHPQSIVHSMVEYIDGSVVAQLGVSDMRGPISYALAWPDRLPLDLPPLDLTRLGQLQFETPDAARFPAFTLAYRALELGGTAPAALSGADEGAVAAFLAGKCRFTDIADLCADVLDAHVPEKVTSIAQALAASDAGRRAVERRVGL